A stretch of DNA from Actinomycetes bacterium:
AGGCCCACCCATGCGCAGAATCGCGATCGCCAACCACAAAGGCGGTGTCGGAAAGACAACGACAGCCGTCAACCTCGCCGCCGGCCTAGCACAAGAGGGCTACCGCACACTGCTCGTCGACGTGGACGCCCAAGCACACGCGACCTTCTGGTTCGCCGAAGACCCCGACGACGTCGACTACGACCTCCAGGACGTCATCACCAAAAACGTCCCCCTCGACCAGGTCATCCTCCACACCAGGATCACCAACCTCGACCTCCTGCCCTCAACCCTCGGCCTGGCACCACTGGAGACCGAACTGGTCTCCATGACCCGCCGCGAGGACCGCATCGCCAGGGCCCTGGCACCGGCCGACGACCAATACGACTACGCAGTACTGGACTTGGCGCCCAGCCTCTCCCTCGTCACCCTCGCAGCTCTGGTAGCCGCCACCGACCTCATCGCACCCGTGAGCGCGACCAAGCTCGCCATGGGCGGTCTCGGCGCGTTCCTGGGCTGGACCGAAGATTTCCGCACAGAGAACCTCATCACTGCCCCCCTGCTCGGCGTCCTCATCACCATGACCGAGCCACGCACCCGGATCACCCGCGAAGTCGTCGAAGCCCTGCAGGAAAGCGATCTGCCACTCTTCGAGACAACCATCCCCCGCCGGGTCGCCGCAGAAGATCAAGTGGCAGACCGACTGGTCGTCGGGGACCCGGCCGCGAACGCAGATCTCACTGCTGCCTACGGCGGACTGGTCAAAGAGGTCCTGGATCGGATGCGAGCACACAAGAATGGGTAAAACACTCACCGCCGCCCAGATGCTCAGCGCGGGACGAAAACGTCCCCCCACTGCGGCCGAAACCGGAACTAAACCACTAGACGACCAAGCGACCACTCAACCAGACGTTCAGGCGACTAAACCACTAGACGACCAGGTGTCTGGTCCACTGAGCGACTCAACGACTAAGCCACTAGATAGCCATGGCAATAAGTCGACTAAAGAACTAAGCACCCAGCCCGAACTGAACGGGCATCCTGCCGCCACCTATCAAAGAGTCACTGTCTTCCTGACGCCAGCTCAACGGCAATGGCTGAAGCTGACAGCCAAGCAGCTTCCCGACGGGTTGTCCGCCTCGGACGTCGTGCGCCTGGCAATCAGCCGGCTCACCCTCGACGTGACGGATGGATGGGACCTCGTCACCAACCTGACCGACCAGGCGCACTCCGACGCGGAGATCTTCTCCGGCCGCCGTAACAGGGGACTGCCACCGCGAGCAGCGATCAGCGCATAACCGGGACCCGGGGGCCCCCGGTTGGGCCAAGATCTCCCACGTCGGGTAAGTCCCGCTGACTGGCATAACTGGCGATTATCGGAGGTAACCCAACAGCCGATGAAACTGACCCGGCCCGACGCCCGGTCGTCTCGACCAAGAGCTTTTTCGACGATTTTTCGACACCCCGCGCGGCGGCGGCGCCCGGTCGGTGCGCCCTGCTGAACTGCCGGAACAGCGGCCGGCGGCGGGAGGTTGGCCTCGGCCCGCCGGAGCGAGAGGTTCGGGGTCGAGGATGATCCGTCCAGCCGTTGGCGCTAGCGATGATCTTCGGGGCGGTGCCGCTTGATGGGCGATCTGATGTCTTGTCGGGTAGAAGGTCTGCCTGGTCGCTGTTGGTCCTCTACGG
This window harbors:
- a CDS encoding ParA family protein — encoded protein: GPPMRRIAIANHKGGVGKTTTAVNLAAGLAQEGYRTLLVDVDAQAHATFWFAEDPDDVDYDLQDVITKNVPLDQVILHTRITNLDLLPSTLGLAPLETELVSMTRREDRIARALAPADDQYDYAVLDLAPSLSLVTLAALVAATDLIAPVSATKLAMGGLGAFLGWTEDFRTENLITAPLLGVLITMTEPRTRITREVVEALQESDLPLFETTIPRRVAAEDQVADRLVVGDPAANADLTAAYGGLVKEVLDRMRAHKNG